The Synechococcus sp. MVIR-18-1 region TCTGATGAGTCAAAATACGCACAGTTTTGCGTGCGGCGCATGTCAAGTTCATGGATGCGCCAGGTGGCGCTTTGCATTGGTGTCGCTGTTGTTGCTTCAGCAACTCAGCTGCCTGCCCGCGCTGAGAAGACGATCGAAATCAGCTTGAAGGATCGCTATTTGAAGCTGCTGGATTCCGGGGTTGTTGTCGCTCGCTTTCCCGTTGCGATAGGCGCTCCTGAATCACCAACGCCCGCGGGGAACTACGCAATCACCCGCATGGAAGATGCGCCGATCTATCACAAGAAAGGGAAGGTCATCGCGCCAGGTCCCAAGAATCCTGTTGG contains the following coding sequences:
- a CDS encoding L,D-transpeptidase, whose protein sequence is MELLTGLLARRADHWLVIKRAETVAPYSDESKYAQFCVRRMSSSWMRQVALCIGVAVVASATQLPARAEKTIEISLKDRYLKLLDSGVVVARFPVAIGAPESPTPAGNYAITRMEDAPIYHKKGKVIAPGPKNPVGVRYMAYFQLGTGEYAIHGTAWPNWVNLRAAVSLGCIRMLNKDVISLFNQVDVGTPVVVTSK